A genomic segment from Brienomyrus brachyistius isolate T26 chromosome 9, BBRACH_0.4, whole genome shotgun sequence encodes:
- the rab42b gene encoding ras-related protein Rab-42b has protein sequence MDLTLWQYQFRIIMLGDSTVGKSSLIKRYTEDQFLESINQTVGVDFYVHFLEVEPGVTIKLQFWDTAGQERFRSVTRSYYRNSVGGLLVFDLGNRASFERIQGWYDEVRERVQPHSVLFVLVGNKTDLEDEGLRQVGREEAELLAGKLGAPYVEASAKGGERVAEAFELLARRVYQGLRNGEVQMREGWDGIKCSAPRALDAKPSQSGKTSSAGKSCSC, from the exons ATGGACCTCACGCTGTGGCAGTACCAGTTCCGGATCATCATGCTGGGGGATTCCACAGTGGGCAAATCCTCACTGATCAAGCGCTACACAGAGGACCAGTTCCTGGAGAGCATTAACCAGACGGTCGGGGTGGACTTCTATGTGCACTTCCTGGAGGTTGAGCCGGGCGTGACGATCAAGCTGCAGTTCTGGGACACGGCCGGACAGGAGCGCTTCAG GTCTGTGACGCGCTCCTATTACCGGAACTCGGTGGGCGGCCTGCTGGTGTTCGACTTGGGCAACCGGGCATCCTTCGAGCGCATACAGGGGTGGTACGACGAGGTGCGGGAGCGAGTGCAGCCGCACAGTGTGCTATTCGTGCTGGTGGGCAACAAGACGGACCTGGAGGACGAGGGCCTGCGGCAGGTAGGCCGCGAGGAGGCCGAGCTGCTGGCCGGCAAACTGGGCGCGCCCTACGTGGAGGCCTCCGCCAAGGGCGGCGAACGCGTGGCCGAGGCCTTCGAGCTGCTGGCGCGGAGGGTGTACCAGGGCCTGCGCAACGGGGAGGTGCAGATGCGAGAAGGCTGGGACGGCATCAAGTGCTCCGCCCCCCGGGCCCTGGATGCCAAACCATCTCAGTCCGGGAAGACCTCCTCCGCGGGGAAGAGCTGTAGCTGTTAG
- the LOC125749037 gene encoding ras-related protein Rab-39A-like: MDMLWQYQFRIILLGDSTVGKSSLLKRFTDGVYSDVADPTVGVDFYARSVEIEPGVKIKLQLWDTAGQERFRSITSSYYRNSVGGLLVFDLTSRKTFEHIRDWQQEVSEHVTPHQMLYILVGHKSDLVKERKVSREEGERLASALGIRYVETSAKSNTNVDRAFEVLTCDIYEMMKRGEISAYDGWDGVKCGFSARALYLPQEDTEQEKKCQC, from the exons ATGGATATGTTATGGCAGTACCAGTTTAGGATCATACTACTGGGGGACTCCACAGTGGGGAAGTCGTCTTTGCTGAAGCGCTTCACGGACGGGGTATACAGCGATGTGGCGGACCCGACCGTGGGGGTGGATTTCTACGCTCGGTCAGTGGAGATCGAACCTGGGGTGAAAATCAAACTGCAGCTTTGGGACACGGCCGGTCAAGAGCGCTTCAG GTCGATCACAAGCTCGTACTACAGGAATTCGGTTGGCGGGCTGCTGGTGTTCGACCTGACCAGCCGGAAGACGTTTGAGCACATTCGAGACTGGCAGCAGGAGGTCAGCGAGCATGTGACCCCGCACCAAATGCTCTACATCCTGGTTGGCCACAAGAGCGACCTGGTGAAGGAACGCAAAGTGTCCCGAGAGGAAGGGGAGCGTCTGGCGTCGGCACTGGGCATACGCTACGTGGAGACGTCGGCCAAGAGCAACACCAACGTAGACCGGGCCTTCGAGGTGCTCACCTGCGACATCTACGAGATGATGAAGCGCGGTGAAATCTCTGCGTACGACGGCTGGGATGGTGTCAAGTGTGGTTTCAGTGCCCGAGCTCTCTACCTGCCCCAAGAAGACACTGAGCAGGAGAAGAAGTGTCAGTGTTAA
- the LOC125749036 gene encoding CTP synthase 1, which translates to MKYILVTGGVISGIGKGIIASSVGTILKSCGLHVTAIKIDPYINIDAGTFSPYEHGEVFVLDDGGEVDLDLGNYERFLDIRLTKDNNLTTGKIYQSVINKERRGDYLGKTVQVVPHITDSIQEWVMRQARIPVDDDGLEPQVCVIELGGTVGDIESMPFIEAFRQFQFKVKRENFCNIHVSLVPQPSATGEQKTKPTQNSVRELRGLGLSPDLVVCRCAMPLDTAVKEKISMFCHVEPEQVICVHDVSSIYRVPLLLEDQGVVDYFCHRLDLPIETRPRKMLTKWKEMSDRSDRLLEHCSIALVGKYTKFSDSYASVIKALEHSALAINYKLEVKYIDSADLEPATLQQEPVKYHEAWQKLCSAGGVLVPGGFGVRGTEGKIQAISWARKQKKPFLGVCLGMQLAVCEFARNVLDWQDANSTEFDPETKHPVVIDMPEHNPGQMGGTMRLGKRRTIFKNGNSVLRRLYGDAAYVDERHRHRFEVNPDLKQHFEDKGFSFVGQDVGGERMEVIELEDHPYFVGVQYHPEFTSRPIKPSPPYLGLLLAAAGKLHSYLLKGCRLSPRDTYSDRSGSSSPDSEIAELKFPSEAQN; encoded by the exons ATGAAGTACATACTCGTAACCGGCGGGGTCATCTCCGGCATTGGCAAGGGAATCATCGCTAGCAGTGTGGGCACCATTCTTAAGTCCTGTGGTCTGCATGTCACTGCCATCAAAATAGACCCCTACATCAACATTGATGCCGGCACCTTCTCGCCCTATGAACATG GAGAGGTGTTTGTCCTAGATGACGGTGGTGAGGTGGACCTTGACCTGGGGAACTACGAGCGTTTCCTTGACATTCGGCTCACCAAGGACAACAACCTGACAACGGGCAAGATCTACCAGTCTGTCATCAACAAGGAGCGACGGGGCGACTACCTGGGCAAGACAGTGCAAG TGGTGCCCCACATCACCGATTCCATCCAGGAGTGGGTGATGCGTCAGGCCCGGATCCCTGTGGATGACGATGGCTTGGAGCCCCAGGTCTGCGTGATTGAG CTGGGCGGCACCGTGGGTGACATCGAGAGCATGCCCTTCATCGAGGCCTTCCGGCAATTCCAGTTCAAGGTCAAGAGGGAGAACTTCTGCAACATCCACGTGAGCCTGGTGCCGCAG CCGAGCGCCACAGGGGAACAGAAGACGAAGCCTACGCAGAACAGCGTGCGGGAGCTCCGGGGGTTGGGTCTGTCTCCAGACTTG GTTGTGTGTCGCTGTGCCATGCCGCTGGACACTGCCGTCAAAGAGAAGATATCTATGTTTTGTCACGTTGAACCCGAACAG GTGATCTGCGTCCATGACGTCTCATCTATCTACCGCGTGCCCCTACTGCTGGAGGACCAGGGCGTGGTGGACTACTTCTGCCACAGGCTGGACCTGCCCATTGAGACGAGGCCCCGGAAGATGCTCACCAAGTGGAAGGAGATGTCTGACAG GTCTGACCGTCTCCTGGAGCACTGCTCCATCGCCCTGGTGGGGAAGTACACCAAATTCTCTGACTCGTACGCCTCGGTCATCAAGGCCCTTGAACATTCGGCGCTGGCTATCAACTACAAGCTGGAGGTCAAG TACATCGATTCGGCAGATCTGGAGCCGGCCACACTGCAGCAGGAGCCTGTGAAGTACCATGAGGCATGGCAGAAGCTTTGCAGCGCTGG TGGCGTCTTGGTCCCCGGTGGGTTTGGAGTTCGAGGCACAGAGGGCAAGATTCAGGCCATTAGCTGGGCAAGAAAGCAGAAGAAGCCATTTTTAG GTGTGTGCCTTGGCATGCAGCTGGCCGTGTGCGAGTTCGCCCGGAATGTTCTGGACTGGCAAG ACGCGAACTCGACGGAGTTTGACCCAGAGACCAAGCATCCTGTA GTGATTGACATGCCAGAGCACAACCCTGGACAGATGGGCGGTACGATGAGGCTGGGAAAGAGGCGCACGATCTTCAAGAACGGAAACAGTGTTCTGA GGAGGCTGTATGGAGATGCTGCGTATGTTGATGAGCGACACAGGCACCGCTTTGAG GTGAACCCAGACTTGAAACAGCACTTTGAGGATAAAGGTTTCAGTTTTGTCGGGCAGGATGTGGGGGGCGAGAGGATGGAGGTGATTGAGCTGGAGG ATCACCCCTACTTTGTGGGGGTACAGTACCATCCAGAGTTCACCTCCCGCCCCATCAAGCCCTCTCCCCCCTACCTTGGCCTCCTGTTGGCCGCTGCTGGGAAGCTGCACAGCTACCTGCTCAAGGGATGCCGTCTGTCGCCAAG AGACACGTACAGCGATCGCAGCGGTAGCAGCTCCCCCGACTCTGAGATCGCGGAGCTGAAGTTCCCCTCCGAGGCCCAGAACTGA